A single region of the Nitrospirota bacterium genome encodes:
- a CDS encoding ABC transporter ATP-binding protein has translation MIKAENVSVSFKKGFFKKRLKALDNFSLTVNEGDVFALLGPNGAGKSTAMYCFLGLIQPDSGGISVSGKKPFPGSDMFKEVAYLPEEPHYHLYLTVEEAVGYYAALYDNGISRQKVGEAIEGVGLTEFRDLKLSKCSKGMKQKVGIAQCLINKPRIVFLDEPTRGLDPIMVKEFRDILIDMNKNGATIILNSHILSEIEMICNRVAIMNKGRVIAQDELNRLRNLNLETYQVEFDVADNIPEYINVKVKTSTTVRGEIPTDKLGEFIHFVETSDLRLYECSLKKVTLEDAFFNILKGKA, from the coding sequence ATGATAAAAGCTGAAAATGTCTCTGTCTCATTTAAAAAAGGGTTTTTTAAGAAAAGGCTAAAGGCCCTTGATAATTTCAGCCTTACTGTGAATGAAGGGGATGTTTTTGCGCTGCTCGGGCCAAATGGCGCTGGAAAATCAACAGCAATGTATTGTTTCCTCGGATTGATACAACCTGATTCAGGGGGCATCTCTGTATCTGGCAAGAAACCATTTCCTGGTTCAGATATGTTTAAAGAGGTGGCATATCTGCCAGAGGAGCCACATTACCACTTATACCTGACAGTAGAGGAGGCTGTTGGATATTATGCAGCTCTCTACGATAACGGAATCAGCAGGCAGAAGGTAGGCGAGGCAATCGAGGGGGTGGGCCTTACTGAATTCAGGGATTTAAAACTCAGCAAGTGCTCAAAAGGCATGAAGCAGAAGGTAGGGATTGCGCAGTGTTTGATTAACAAACCGAGGATAGTTTTTCTTGATGAGCCGACAAGGGGGCTTGACCCAATTATGGTAAAAGAGTTCAGGGACATTCTCATTGATATGAATAAAAACGGTGCTACGATAATTTTAAACTCCCATATCCTCTCTGAGATAGAAATGATTTGCAACCGTGTTGCCATAATGAACAAAGGAAGGGTAATAGCACAGGATGAATTAAATCGCCTCAGGAACCTGAACCTCGAAACCTATCAGGTGGAATTTGATGTGGCCGATAATATCCCTGAATACATAAATGTGAAAGTCAAAACCTCCACGACTGTCAGGGGGGAAATCCCAACTGACAAGCTTGGGGAGTTTATCCATTTTGTAGAAACATCAGACCTCAGACTCTATGAATGCTCGCTTAAGAAGGTTACGCTTGAAGATGCCTTCTTTAATATCCTGAAAGGGAAAGCTTAA